In the Rhinatrema bivittatum chromosome 6, aRhiBiv1.1, whole genome shotgun sequence genome, one interval contains:
- the TIMM8A gene encoding mitochondrial import inner membrane translocase subunit Tim8 A: protein MDSTQGAGAAVDPQLQHFIEVETQKQRFQLLVHQMTELCWEKCMDKPGPKLDSRAETCFVNCVERFIDTSQFILNRLEQTQKSKIAFSESLTD, encoded by the exons ATGGATTCCACCCAAGGCGCTGGGGCTGCGGTCGACCCGCAGCTGCAGCATTTTATCGAGGTAGAGACACAGAAGCAGCGCTTTCAGCTGCTGGTGCATCAGATGACCGAGCTCTGCTGG GAAAAATGTATGGACAAACCTGGACCAAAGCTGGACAGTCGTGCAGAAACTTGCTTTGTAAACTGTGTTGAGCGCTTCATTGACACGAGCCAGTTTATATTAAATCGGCTAGAGCAAACGCAGAAGTCAAAGATTGCCTTTTCAGAGAGCCTGACTGACTAA